In Camelina sativa cultivar DH55 chromosome 16, Cs, whole genome shotgun sequence, a single window of DNA contains:
- the LOC104753870 gene encoding beta-glucosidase 20-like: MKDHVGHRLPEFTEAQKEKLKNSADFVGINYYSSVFALHDEEPDPSQPSWQSDSLVDWEPRYVDKVNAYAATPDVAKVEVYAKGLRSLLKYIKDKYGNPEIMITENGYGEDLGEQDTSLVMALSDEHRRYYIQRHLLSLHEAICDDKVNVTGYFHWSLMDNFEWQEGYNSRFGLYYTDYKNNLTRHEKLSAQWYSSFLHDGLKGFEDEHNELKGFEDEHNELKGFEDEHNGLEGFEDEHNGLKGFEDEHDEL; encoded by the exons ATGAAGGATCATGTCGGACATCGACTGCCTGAATTCACAGAGGCACAGAAGGAGAAGTTGAAAAATTCTGCTGATTTTGTAGGAATCAATTACTATAGTTCGGTATTTGCATTGCACGACGAAGAGCCGGATCCTTCGCAACCAAGTTGGCAAAGTGATTCCCTCGTGGACTGGGAAC CAAGGTATGTGGATAAAGTCAATGCTTATGCTGCCACG cCTGATGTTGCGAAAGTGGAAGTCTACGCAAAAGGTTTGAGGAGCCTACTGAAATATATTAAGGATAAATATGGAAATCCTGAAATCATGATCACCGAGAATG GATATGGAGAGGATCTAGGGGAACAAGACACAAGTCTTGTAATGGCGCTCTCAGATGAGCACAGAAGATACTATATACAGAGGCATCTCTTGAGCTTGCACGAAGCAATTTG CGATGATAAAGTAAATGTTACGGGGTATTTTCATTGGTCATTGATGGACAATTTCGAGTGGCAAGAAGGATACAACTCAAGATTTGGGCTATACTATACcgattacaaaaataatttgacgCGCCACGAAAAATTATCAGCCCAGTGGTACTCGAGTTTCCTCCACGATGGACTGAAAGGGTTCGAAGATGAACACAATGAACTGAAAGGGTTCGAAGATGAGCACAATGAACTAAAAGGGTTCGAAGATGAGCACAATGGGTTGGAAGGGTTCGAAGATGAGCACAATGGACTGAAAGGGTTCGAAGATGAGCATGATGAGTTGTAG